AGGACACAAACACCATGTCAGGTGAGGTCttagggtagtgtgtgtgtgtgtgtgtgtgtgtgtgtgtgtgtgtgtgtgtgtgtgtgtgtgtgagtgtgtgtgtgtgtgtgtgtgtgtgtgtgtgtgtgtttgtgtgtgtgtgtgtgtgtgtgtgtgtgtgtgtgtgtgtaactgttctATGCTGTCATACCAGAAACACACTGGCGTTCAAcaagacatacagtaccacaaTACTATTGTCTGTCTTCAGAACACCATCAGTACTTACAACTATAGTGCTAGAGAAGAGTTGTAGGATCCCATATGTGGAGCCTGAAACATAAACCAATGCATTAGGTACAGATTATGACCCATTCTGAATGTTGAACTGTTGTTTATAGACCAATGCTAACAGTGGTGAGCCGCTAGCCGCTAGAGACAATTATGATTACAGCTTGCCTACAATGTAAGCCGCTGTAGCACTTTGCATAAGCTATCAGACCCTGTGAACTCAATCAGTGCTCACAGTGATATGACATGAGTAAGTATATCAGCTGGTGATTTCACATGCAGAGAGAAAGCTTATTTAGCAGAAAAAGACAATTCCTTCATATGTTGTCCTCACAGGTCCCTATCCATTTGTTTCATACAATATTTCATGCAATAAGAgtatatttttgaatttcccaGGTTGGCCAGCTACAGCTAAATTATACCACCACTTCTGATGTATGAAAACATATGACACTGATGTGAACTCTCCTGTTTTTTCTGGTATTATATCTTCATCATCTTCATACCTACTAAGCCTGCCACGGTGGGGCTGGCCCCAAGGGCCTTGACATGGTGACTCAGCAGGGGAATGATCAAGCTCACCCCAAACAGGTcctggtgaggagacagagagatagaagagagacaggagagagagagagagggagagagagagagggggagagagagagggagagagagagacagagacagagagagagagacagagagacagagagagagagagatagagagagagaaacagagagagagagagagagagagagagagacacagacagaaagagagagagagagagagagagagagagagagagagagagagagagagagagagagagagagagagagagagagcatagactGAGTGACTACAGCAGGTGTTCTTTTAGTTCAAACACTGTTGAGCTACAGCAACGACACTGTCATagacaacacataaacaacaaccacaacaaacaCCCAGGAAGAAGTTTGAAGTGGGGAAATGTAAGGTGAATGAAGTTGTCATTCAGTTTAGAGTGATTAACACAATGCTTGTATTTTAGTTTTCCCTTTCTGTAACACACATGATTTCCAGTGACCTATTTGTGACACTTGTTTGTGTGTTGGTTGGCGGTCACTAGACTTGTCACTGACTGCTATGGGTTGTTCTCATTTCCTTTGATAGTAATTGACGCCAGAGGTACTGAAGGTACCAGGACTGAGAACAAACTGATTATTATTGTACTGATGACATTGTGAACACTGTGATTCTGTAGCAGGTGGAAAAATCACTGTCTTTTGTCTTGAACATTTGGTACTGTCTGATCAGTCCTTGTACCTTCAGTCTAGTGACCTTCAACCAGTACACAAATGAGTGTCAAAAATCaaaggttattatagtaaacaaaaacaaatgaaaaataatCATCCAAAAACAACaataaactgaaataaaacaattaacaAACCCGTCTGAAAAactaaaactatactgaaactatTATCTTTGACTTCAAACTAAATTAAAACCATCATGAATTATGTTCAGTTTTAGCTTTTGGGGGGAAGAAATCGAATGAAGTTTTCAAGCTTTTTTTTCTGATGGCATTTTCATGCGTCTGAATCTGGCGGGTGACATTGAGACTGACTTTATAATTTAAAGGTGGACTCAGCGACCACGTCATGGTGTGGTGGTAAAACTAAAGCAACAAAGTCAGACACTACTCTGGTTTTCCAACAGCAAAGGTTCAGATCAACGTGGCAATGTTGCCATTGTTTTAAAAAAGGTTTTCTTTATAATGTCGAAGTAAACATGTATCTAACCCTTATATCACACaatcacaaactgaaatcataatatttatttgtattgcttttaatctttttaatgaatatcttattaacactttgttctagctagctatttgtgtaggtagctatcaagtaaacacagtgatgggtGTATGGGTGTACATATTGTACAATCAATTAGTGAGACCCTTATGATTGGTTGACAATAAAGCCTCCCACAATGGTGAAGAGTTTAGTTTTTTTTGACAGTGCTGTGATGGGACTCAACCCGTCTCTTATGATCAGCTGGATCAGCATTAGTGACTGGCTGCAGAACAATCCATTCATGCATTTTTTGGCAAATGCAGGCacaatgtttaatacatttgatgTATGTTGTGGTTTCATATATGATGGAACCGCCTAAACCATAATCAATATTTGACATAGCATAAAAGCCCATAATGTCATGATGTAGCCCCTGTAAAGTTAAAACAAACTGATGTCATCAGCAAGCATTTACCTCAACTATCAGGTTCAATGTCCAATGTGagagcactctctctctcactctcactccctctcactctctctctttgtccccctctctctctctgtccccctctctctctctctgtccccctctctctccctgtccccctctctctctctgtccccctctctctctctgtcccccccccccccccccacctctctctctctcacttttagACTCCATAAGATACACtgttgctaaaattctaacagtttgtctaatttcagtttatgtaacAAAAAAATCATATATCGTGTAGATAATCATtttaccatctaaactgctgtgaatgatcttttccataaccaaatATATTGTATtgttagctgtttgaagctgctgtacaaaactgaaagtaaaagatgcaaaaaacTAAATTTAAGAATAAGAGACATAAAAATatcgcacatagaacagatctaccgcttcttagacttgctttcaatggcAATTACATATTTATAACTCATACtgtatttctatgtgaatttggtcgggtcgcccaaaaagttacgtATTTAAAGCGTGACTTCAATACTTTCGTGTTCAAATGTAACCTTCAAAAAAGGTTACAATGTTGCACTTACCATGAACCCCACCACATAGATACATTGTATAATCCGTGTTCGTCTCCTTGGTATTTGATTTAATATGCAACATTTTGCGTTGTTCATTCTCCCGCAATGACAGCACGCTACGGGTCGATGCGGAAACGCTTACTGTCATCTACACCCTGCAGTCTCGGGAATATTCGCTTTCTTCAGGGGTGTTCGTGTTCAATTTAACTTCCAACCACCTCAATTCAAACTTTTGAGGATGTACCGATATTGTCATATTTGGCGTCCATTTAATCAAAGTGGATTCATTGAAGCGTCATGTGGATGATTGACCTGCTGGGGTCTAGTCTCGTCCCATTTGGCTCACCGAGAGATCTACCAGGTGGTATCGACCTGATGTCAGACAGTAAGCCAAGCTCTGTATTTAATATCTGTCAGTCGTTCTAATACAGCAACTCTCTCAGCAAGACTCTCAGCTTGACTCTGTGCTAGTATGCATACATTCTGTGTGTCTTGCTATGACTGCGTAAACGTGTCTGCAGTTATTAAATCATTACTTTAACAGTTAGTGTGCTTTCACGTGTGTCACGGCTGAGGGAGATGGCAGGCGCGTGAAGTCAGGTGTATTATTTACAGCTCGGTGTTCAGCGTCGACTTGAAAACAAATAGATCCAGAATATTAAGCATAAACTAGAATACACTTTTCTAGTAAACACTATTCTCAGTGTACTACATCTTTGTGCTGCTTTTGCTGAAAAATGAGATGTTCTGACTGTGCAAGGATGGCGCAAAGCCACATCGTCACAGGTAGATGCACTGATTATTAACGGTATGCAATAGGCCTATAAAGttagtttacctttatttatttaactaggcaagtcagttaagaacaaattctcaatGACTGCCTACAAACAGtgtaactgcctgttcaggggcagaacaacagatttgtatcttgtcagctcagggatttgaacttgcaaccttcccggttactagtccaacactccaaccactaggctacgctgccacgtGTAGTAGATGTTTTAAATAAGGATGTTTTATGGTTGCTTCTAGTCCACCTACTGGACGTGGCTGGAACATTAAATGCTTCCCATTCTCACTATGCATTCCACTTTCTAGTGTGTCCTTAATcgcaggaaaaacatcagggacagactgatattctgcaaaaggtacagcgattggactgctgaggactggggtaaagtcattttctctgatgaataccctttccgattgtttggggcatccggaaaaaagcttgtccggagaagacaaggtgagtgctaccatcagtcctgtgtcatgccaacagtaaagcatcctgagaccattcatgtgtggggttgcttctcagccaagggagtggttaatcctcaagaggtggtggacaaacaaaaccccacaaattctgacaaactccaagcattgattatgcaagaatggtctgccatcagtcaggatgtggcccagaagttaattgacagtgtcacgtcctgaccttagttccttttttatgtctctattttagttttgTCAGATCGTGAGTTGGGGTGGATATTCtatgtttgttctgtgtgttatagttctatgtgtttggcctggtatggttcccaatcagaggcagctgtcaatcgttgtctctgattgagaaccatacttcggTAGCCTGTTCCCACTTGGTGTTTGTGGATAGTTGTTTTTCTGTATCTGTGTTTTCACCATAAAGAACTGTTTCCATTTTCATTTCTTTCCCTCACTTggaccacgctgcattttggtccaatccttcctactcctcatcaGACGAAGAAGTTAGTTACAGACAGCATGCcggggtggattgcagaggtcttgaaaagtAAGGGTCAACACGGCAAATATTGACTCTGGGCATCAAcatcatgtaattgtcaataaaagcctttgacactttaTGAAATGCTGGTAATTATATGTCAGTAGTCCATAGTAAcgtctaaagacactgaagcagcagactttgtgaatattaatatttgtgtcattctcaacacttttggccacgactgttttagaggcaaggcaaggcaaggcccGGCCCGGTTCCTCCTGTCTctttatacagtggggagaacaagtatttgatacactgccgattttgcaggttttcccacttacaaagcatgtagaggtctgtaattttatcataggtacacttcaacataaatctagaaaatcacattgtatgatttttaagtaattcatttgcattttattgcatgacagaagtatttgatcacctaccaaccagtaagaattacggctctcacagacctgttcgtttttctttaagaatccctcctgttctccactcattacctgtattaactgcacctgtttgaactcgttacctgtattaaagacacctgtccacacactcaatcaaacagactccaacctctccacaatggccaagatcagagagctgtgtaaggacatcagggataaaattgtagaactgcacaaggctgggatgggctacaggacaatgggcaagcagcttggtgagaaggcaacaattgTTGGCGCAATttttagaaaatggaagaagttcaagatgatggtcaatcaccctcggtctggggctccatgcaagatctcacctcgtgaggcatcaatgatcatgaggaaggtgagggatcagcccagaactacacggcaggacctggtcaatgacctgaagagagctgggaccacagtctcaaagaaaaccattagtaacacactacgccgtcatggattaaaatcctgcatggggccatgtatcgccagatcttggccaacaacctccttccctcagtaagagcattgaagatgggtcgcagctgggtcttccagcatgacaacgacccgaaacacacagccagggtaaCTAAagagtggctctgtaagaagcatctcaaggttctggagtggcctagccagttcccagacctgaacccaatagaaaatatttggaggtagctgaaagtccgtattgcccagcgacagccccgaaacctgaaggatctggagaaggtctgtatggaggattgggccaaaatccctgctgcagtgtgtgcaaacctggtcaagaactacaggaaacgtatgatctctgtaataaaaatcatacaatgtaattttcaggatttttgttttagatatcatctctcacagttgaagtgtacttatgataaaattacagacctctacatgctttgtaagtaggaaaacctgcgaaatcggcagtgtatcaaatacttattctccccactgtatagtaTATATATGATTTAATGTATGTAACAATGTGCTTGTTTGTCTCTCACTAGCCAATCAGCCACATGCCAAAGTTTACACACACGCCTACCTCTTCCCATTTCCAGTGTCTCAACAGACTCACAATGCCACTGCATATGACTCTGCAATCAGTAAGTGCttatctgtgtgcgtgtgtgtgtatattatatgtaaTTGACATATAATATATGTAGCCTACTATGAGATTCTGAGATTGTCCACATGTGTTTGTTGGTATATTCAAATTAATGTCAGCCTATCATTCTGTTACTCATGGTTCTAACAATGATTGACATTCGTCTCATACAATCTACAGAGGCTTCTGGAGTATCTTCATGCTAATTGGTGTGGCTGCCGTCGTAATGGGCGGGTTTTTTATCATCTGTGCTGCCCCATTCGCCAGTCACCGTCTATATAAGGCTGGGGGCGGCCTCTTCCTGATGTCCGGTGAGTCATTGGCCGATAACATCATACATTTCAGGATACACAACATAGGATAGGATTGCGCTAAACAGTTTCCCTCTGTTGAACGGATGTACAAAGATGAAAAGCTCATGAATACCATCCCTAATACAAATACCTGCTGCAGCCAGTCTGATacggtctctctatctctctctgtttctactccctatcacctcctctctctgtttctactccctatcacctcctctctctgtttctactccctatcacctcctctctatctctctctgtttctactccctatcacctcctctctctgtttctactccctctctatctctctctgtttctactccctatcacctcctctctctgtttctactccctatcacctcctctctctgtttctactccctatcacctcctctccgcctacctttctctcccatcatccctctctatctctctctgtttctactcccatcatccctctctatctctctctgtttctactcccatcatccctctctgtttctactccccatcacctcctctctctgtttctactccctatcacctcctctctctgtttctactccctatcacctcctctctctgtttctactccctatcacctcctctctctgtttctactccctatcacctcctctccgcctacctttctctcccatcatccctctctatctctctctgtttctactccctatcacctcctctctgcctacttttctctcccatcatccctctctatctctctctgtttctactccctatcacctcctctccgcctacctttctctcccatcatccctctctatctctctctgtttctactccctatcacctcctctccgcctacctttctctcccatcatccctctctatctctctctgtttctactccctatcacctcctctccgcctacctttctctcccatcatccctctctatctctctctgtttctactccctatcacctcctctctgcctacctttctctcccatcatccctctctatctctctctgtttctactccctatcacctcctctctgcctacctttctctcccatcatccctctctatctctctctgtttctactccctatcacctcctctccgcctacctttctctcccatcatccctctctatctctctctgtttctactccctatcacctcctctctgcctacctttctctcccatcatccctctctatctctctctgtttctactccctatcacctcctctccgcctacctttctctcccatcatccctctctatctctctctgtttctactccctatcacctcctctccgcctacctttctctcccatcatccctctctatctctctctgtttctactccctatcacctcctctccgcctacctttctctcccatcatccctctctatctctctctgtttctactccctatcacctcctctccgcctacctttctctcccatcatccctctctatctctctctgtttctactccctatcacctcctctccgcctacctttctctcccatcatccctctctatctctctctgtttctactccctatcacctcctctccgcctacctttctctcccatcatccctctctatctctctctgtttctactccctatcacctcctctctgcctacctttctctcccatcatccctctctatctctctctgtttctactccctatcacctcctctccgcctacctttctctcccatcatccctctctatctctctctgtttctactccctatcacctcctctctgcctacctttctctcccatcatccctctctatctctctctgtttctactccctatcacctcctctccgcctacctttctctcccatcatccctctctatctctctctgtttctactccctatcacctcctctccgcctacctttctctcccatcatccctctctatctctctctgtttctactccctatcacctcctctccgcctacctttctctcccatcatccctctctatctctctctgtttctactccctatcacctcctctccgcctacctttctctcccatcatccctctctatctctctctgtttctactccctatcacctcctctccgcctacctttctctcccatcatccctctctatctctctctgtttctactccctatcacctcctctccgcctacctttctctcccatcatccctctctatctctctctgtttctactccctatcacctcctctccgcctacctttctctcccatcatccctctctatctctctctgtttctactccctatcacctcctctccgcctacctttctctcccatcatccctctctatctctctctgtttctactccctatcacctcctctccgcctacctttctctcccatcatccctctctatctctctctgtttctactccctatcacctcctctccgcctacctttctctcccatcatccctctctatctctctctgtttctactccctatcacctcctctccgcctacctttctctcccatcatccctctctatctctctctgtttctactccctatcacctcctctctgcctacctttctctcccatcatccctctctatctctctctgtttctactccctatcacctcctctccgcctacctttctctcccatcatccctctctatctctctctgtttctactccctatcacctcctctctgcctacctttctctcccatcatccctctctatctctctctgtttctactccctatcacctcctctccgcctacctttctctcccatcatccctctctatctctctctgtttctactccctatcacctcctctccgcctacctttctctcccatcatccctctctatctctctctgtttctactccctatcacctcctctccgcctacctttctctcccatcatccctctctatctctctctgtttctactccctatcacctcctctccgcctacctttctctcccatcatccctctctatctctctctgtttctactccctatcacctcctctccgcctacctttctctcccatcatccctctctatctctctctgtttctactccctatcacctcctctctgcctacctttctctcccatcatccctctctatctctctctgttctctctatcacCTCCTCTccgcctacctctctctctctctctctctctctctctctctctctctcacacacacacacacctcttcaaccttgcctatctctctctctctctctctcacacacacacacacctcttcaaccttgcctatctctctctctctctctctctcacacacacacacacctcttcaaccttgcctatctctctctctctctctctctctctctcacacacacacacacctcttcaaccttgcctatctctctctctctctctctcacacacacacacacacctcttcaaccttgcctatctctctctctctctctctcacacacacacacacacctcttaaaccttgcctatctctctctctctctctctcacacacacacacacacctcttcaaccttgcctatctctctctctctctctctcacacacacacctcttcaaccttgcctatctctctctctctctctctcacacacacacacacacctcttcaaccttgcctatctctctctctctctctctcacacacacacctcttcaaccttgcctatctctctctctctctctcacacacacacacacacctcttcaaccttgcctatctctctctctctctctctcacacacacacctcttcaaccttgcctatctctctctctctctctctctctctcacacacacacacacacacacacacctcttcaaccttgcctatctctctctctccccctcccttccctcagCTCTGTTCCTGCTGGGTGTGGTGTGGATGTCTGTGCTGTGGGTGGAGTTGATGGACGTGGTGGAGTTCTCCGTGGACCACCAGCGCTCCTCTTTGTGCCCCACCTTCGACCTCACCATCCACTACGGCCTGTCCTTCTTCTTCGCCCCCGTCGGCATCTCCTTCTGCCTGCTGGCTGGACTGCTCTTCCTCCTCATTGGCCGGTCCGTACAGATGCAGTATCACTGATTGGTGTTGCCGTGACGATAGGGGGAGGCTTCCGAAACTCTGCAACAGGTTTGGGGCCAATTCTATTTCCATTCCTTTAATTCAGTAAGTCAACTGAAATTCAAATTCCACATTCCTCTCCTAGAGAAGCATTGAGATACatttgaattggaatttcagtttacttcctgaattgactgaatttacaaatcattgaccccaaccctgctctGTAACTTCAAGAATGTGTTGAAAATCTCTGCGTTCTGTCAATCATCCACCAATAGAATGAACTCTGTGGTGTCACTGATTTGACTGGTTACATTGACATGTTTCAGTCACTGCCAGTGTTTGACAGAGTTCCACCTAGTGACACCCTATACCCCcatattagtgcactacttttcaccagagtttctatagggaatagggaaccacTTGAGATGCATGCAGCCAAGTCCTAAATTCCCCATCACTACATGTTCTTCAC
The genomic region above belongs to Oncorhynchus mykiss isolate Arlee chromosome 3, USDA_OmykA_1.1, whole genome shotgun sequence and contains:
- the LOC110520538 gene encoding transmembrane protein 182, producing MPGWIAEVLKTNQPHAKVYTHAYLFPFPVSQQTHNATAYDSAIIYRGFWSIFMLIGVAAVVMGGFFIICAAPFASHRLYKAGGGLFLMSALFLLGVVWMSVLWVELMDVVEFSVDHQRSSLCPTFDLTIHYGLSFFFAPVGISFCLLAGLLFLLIGRSVQMQYH